A stretch of DNA from Brevibacterium ihuae:
CAGGACCACGCACGCGACCGAGGCGTCGGCGGCGAGGTCCTCGACGTGCGCTCGGAGCTCGCGGAACATCGCGACGGTGAGGGCGTTGAGCTTGTCGGGACGGTTGAGCGTGAGCAGCGTCCACCCGTCGTGGTCCTCGCGGAGGACGAGGGCGGATGCGGGGGCCTCGGCGGCGGTCATCGGGGTGCTCCTTCGGGACGCGGCGGTGGTCTTCACCGTAGGGGAGTGTGATTCCGGTCACAATTGACTGTTTCGCCTCCGGGCGAGGGTGTCGTCCGCGGGTCCCGGCGGTGTCCCGCACCGCGCGCGCCGGAACCGCCGGTTCCCGGATGTTTGCCGGGTGGGCGGCGCCTTGGAATGATGGGCGCATGCGCTATGTCGTCGCCATCGCCGCCGCCGCCCTCGTCACCTACGGGGCGCACCTCGTCACCGGGTTCGGGAACCTGCCGCGCCCGTGGGGCAGCCTCGGCCTCGGCACGATCGCCGGCCTCGTGCTCGTCGCGGTGCTCCTCGTCTGGGAGCACCGGAGCCCGAGCGAGGACCATGAGGTGCGCGACCGGCGCCTCAAGGTCGAGGAGGCCGCCCGCGAGGAGGCGCGCGAGCTGCGCCGGCAGCAGAAGCGCGACGGCTCCTGGAACCGGCCGATCGACCCCGAGGCGCGACCGCGGACCGACGAGCCGGGAGCCCCGTGACCGGCGACGCCGCCGACCCCGATCGCCCCTCGCGGCGATCCCGTCGGGCGTCGGCGGAGGGGGACGGGAAGGTTCCCCGGCGCTTCTCCGACACGCTCCGCGCGAACGTCGCCGCAGTCGTCGGAGCCGCCGCTGCCACCGCGCTGACGATCAGCGGCCTGTTCGACGGCTCGCTCTCCGCGGCTGTGGGCGACGGCGGACTGCAGAAGTATTTCCAGCTCATCTTCATCCCGTACTACATGATCTTCTGGGTCGCCTTCGTCCTCGTCTACGTCACCTTCACCCACCTGGTATTCATCCGGCCCCGGCGCGAGGAGCTCGTGCGGATCGCCGCCGCCCAGAGCCGGAGGCGGCCGACGCTGTGGTCCCGGCTGCTGGGGTACGGCGGCGCGGGGTCGTGGACCGTGGCCGGTGCACTCGTCGCCGCCCTGCTCACTCTGGGGGTCGCACAGACTGCGGCGTTCCGCGCCGACCCGCTCTTCATCCTCCTCGGGATGGCGACCGTCGCGGCCTCGTGGTTCGTCATGGTCTACTCGTACGCCCTCCACTACCTGCGGCTCCACACGGGCGGGGAGCGGATCGACTTCGATCTCCTCGAGCCGCCGGTGTTCGGCGACTACCTCACCATGGCGTTCATGATGTCGACGATGGCCTCGACGCTCGGGGCGCGGATCCGGACCCGTGCCGGGTGGCGGGCGGCCCGCGAGCACACCGTCCTCGCCTTCGCCTTCAACGCCGTCATCGTCGCGATGACGGTGTCCCTCCTGTTCGGCGGTCTCGCACAGTAGGCCGCGCGGGGCCCGCCCAGGGTCCGCGGCGCGCACCTGTGACCTCGGCGTCGGCCGTCGTGGACCGTTGCCGGACTTTTACCGAAACTCGAACGCTCGGTCGTCCGACCTGCCTTAGGCTGTGATCCACAGCACACCGATGTGCTCCACGACGACGTGATGAGAGGTGCGATATGACCATTCCCGCCATCCCGAACCGCCAGCCGTTCCACTCGCGGCGACTGCACTGGATGAACATGCTCGAGCTCCACGCGATCGACCGCCCCAAGGAGATCATCATCACCTCGGAGGCCGGCCACGTGTCGTGGGGCGAGCTCCGCGCCCAGGTGCAGGCGATGGCCGCGGATCTCCAGCGGCGCGGGGTGCAGCCGGGCGACCGGGTCCTCATCCTCGCGCTCAACCGGGCCGAGTACATCGCTGCGATGGTCGCGATCAACACCATCGGGGCGATCACCGTGCCCCTCAACGTCCGCTCGGTGCCGCGCGAGGTCGCGTACTTCATCGAGGACTCCGGAGCGCGGGTGATGTACGTCGACGCGGTCGGTGCGAAGACCGTCGCCGGCATCGGCGGGGACGCGGGAGCCGCCCCGGACATCGAGGTCCTGTCCTTCGACGAGGACGTGCCGGGGATCATCGCCGGCGGGGGCGAGGCGGAGTACGTCGACGTCGACGAGAACTCGATCGCGATGATCATGTACACCTCGGGTACCACTGCGGCGCCCAAGGGCGTCATGCTGAGCTACCTCAACTTCGCGAGCCAGATGATCCCGATCCTGCGCTCGGCCCAGCCGCCGTCGGAGACGCCGGAGGCGAACCTCGTCGTCGTGCCGCTGTTCCACATCGCCGCGGTCGGCTTCCTCACTCCGGCGTTCTTCACCGGGATGCGGCTCGTCCTCGCGCCGCCGCAGGTCCTCATGAACATCCCGGAGCTCGCGGACATGATCGAGCGCGAGCAGGTCACCTCGATGTTCCTCGTGCCGACGATCTGGCAGGCGCTGTGCTCCCTGCCCGGGATCAAGGAGCGGAACCTGCCGCTCCAGACCCTGTCCTGGGGCGCCTCGCCGGCCTCCAAGCAGACGCTCCAGCTCATGGCCGACACCTTCCCGAACGCGACGATCAGCGCGGCGTTCGGGCAGACCGAGATGTCGCCGGTGACCGCGCAGCTCCACAACCACGACTCGATCCGCAAGATGGGCTCGATCGGCAAGGCGATCGGGCCGGTCGCCGTGCGCGTCGTCAACGCCGAGGGCAACGACGTCGAGGTCGGCGAGATGGGCGAGGTCGTCTACCGCGGGCCTGGGCTCATGGCGGGCTACTGGAACAAGGAGGCGGAGACCGAGGCGGCGACGCACGACGGCTGGTTCCACTCCGGCGACCTCGTCAAGCGCGACGAGGAGGGCTTCATGTACGTCGTCGACCGGGCGAAGGACCTCATCATCTCCGGCGGCGAGAACATCTCCTCGATCGAGGTCGAGCACGCGATCGCCGCACATCCCAAGGTCGCCGACGCCTCGGTCGTGGGTGCGCCGGACGAGACCTGGGTCGAGACGCCCGTGGCGATCGTCGTCCCGAGCGACCCGGAGGATCCGCCGACGCTCGAGGAGCTGCGCGACTTCCTGTCCGACAAGCTCGCGGGCTTCAAGAAGCCGACCCGGCTCGAGATCGTCCCCGAGCTGCCGCGCAACGCCTCGGGCAAGCTCCTCAAGCACAAGCTCCGCGACGAGTACGGGAAGTAGTCGCGCATCGAGTGGTCATGTTCGGTCGAATACTCGCGAGTATCCGACCGAACATGACCACTCGACGTTCCGGGGGAGGCTGGACCTGGGGGAACCTGGGTCTCGTCAGGCTGAGGTGCTGTAGTGGGTCCGGAGGTTCTCCAGGCCCTCGGCGATGCTCACCCGGGGGGTCCAGTCGAGGACCTCGCGGGTGCGGCGCTGGTCGAACCAGTGCGCCGTCGACATCTGCTCGGCGAGGAATCGGGTGAGCGGCGGCTCGTCGTCGTGCTCGCCGAGCCCCCACACCTTCTCGACCGCCGAACCGGCCGCGAGCGCGGTGCCCACCGGGATGCGCAGGGTCGGCGGGGGAGCGCCGCCGGCGAGCGCCAGCCGGGAGACGAACTCGCCGATCGGACGCGGCTGGCCGTTGGTGACGACGAGCGCCTCGCCGTGGGTGCGTGCGACGGCGTCGAGGGCCGCGACGATCGCATCGACCGCGTTCGTCACGTAGAGCGTGTCGACGAGCGCGGCTCCGCTCCCGAGGATCGGCATCCGACCCTGTCGGGTGCGCTCGACGATGCGCTCGGTGAGCTGGGTGTCGCCCGGCCCCCACATGAGGTGCGGGCGCAGCACGAGCACCGGGAACTCCGGGGAGTCCGCGGCCAGGGCGATGAGCTCGCCGTGCGCCTTCGTGCGCGCGTACTCGCCGCGGGCCCGTTCAGGATCGGCGGGACCGGCGGGCGCGCCGACGAGCGAGTCGCCGGCGTGCGCGACCGACGGGGAGGAGATGTGGACGAAGCGGGACACCCCGGCCCGCTGCGCGGCGTCGACGACGATGCGCGTGCCCTCGATGTTCACCGCCTCGAACGCCGCCGGGTCGCCGGCCATGGAGACCTTCGCGGCGAGGTGGATGACGGCGTCCTGACCCTCCATCGCCCGTGCGACGGTCGCCGCATCGGCCGTGCTGCCGAGCACCTCCCGGGCGCCGTCGACGCCGGAGGGACGTCGCTGCAGGGTCGTCACGGTGTGACCGGCGGCGACGAGGGCGGCGGCGACCGAGGACCCGAGCAGGCCGGATGCGCCGGTGATGAGGACGTTCACTGATGCCTCCTCAGGCGGTGGCGGAGCGGAGCTGTCAGGGCTTGCCGACGGGCT
This window harbors:
- a CDS encoding DUF1345 domain-containing protein, whose protein sequence is MTGDAADPDRPSRRSRRASAEGDGKVPRRFSDTLRANVAAVVGAAAATALTISGLFDGSLSAAVGDGGLQKYFQLIFIPYYMIFWVAFVLVYVTFTHLVFIRPRREELVRIAAAQSRRRPTLWSRLLGYGGAGSWTVAGALVAALLTLGVAQTAAFRADPLFILLGMATVAASWFVMVYSYALHYLRLHTGGERIDFDLLEPPVFGDYLTMAFMMSTMASTLGARIRTRAGWRAAREHTVLAFAFNAVIVAMTVSLLFGGLAQ
- a CDS encoding AMP-binding protein, producing the protein MTIPAIPNRQPFHSRRLHWMNMLELHAIDRPKEIIITSEAGHVSWGELRAQVQAMAADLQRRGVQPGDRVLILALNRAEYIAAMVAINTIGAITVPLNVRSVPREVAYFIEDSGARVMYVDAVGAKTVAGIGGDAGAAPDIEVLSFDEDVPGIIAGGGEAEYVDVDENSIAMIMYTSGTTAAPKGVMLSYLNFASQMIPILRSAQPPSETPEANLVVVPLFHIAAVGFLTPAFFTGMRLVLAPPQVLMNIPELADMIEREQVTSMFLVPTIWQALCSLPGIKERNLPLQTLSWGASPASKQTLQLMADTFPNATISAAFGQTEMSPVTAQLHNHDSIRKMGSIGKAIGPVAVRVVNAEGNDVEVGEMGEVVYRGPGLMAGYWNKEAETEAATHDGWFHSGDLVKRDEEGFMYVVDRAKDLIISGGENISSIEVEHAIAAHPKVADASVVGAPDETWVETPVAIVVPSDPEDPPTLEELRDFLSDKLAGFKKPTRLEIVPELPRNASGKLLKHKLRDEYGK
- a CDS encoding NAD-dependent epimerase/dehydratase family protein; its protein translation is MNVLITGASGLLGSSVAAALVAAGHTVTTLQRRPSGVDGAREVLGSTADAATVARAMEGQDAVIHLAAKVSMAGDPAAFEAVNIEGTRIVVDAAQRAGVSRFVHISSPSVAHAGDSLVGAPAGPADPERARGEYARTKAHGELIALAADSPEFPVLVLRPHLMWGPGDTQLTERIVERTRQGRMPILGSGAALVDTLYVTNAVDAIVAALDAVARTHGEALVVTNGQPRPIGEFVSRLALAGGAPPPTLRIPVGTALAAGSAVEKVWGLGEHDDEPPLTRFLAEQMSTAHWFDQRRTREVLDWTPRVSIAEGLENLRTHYSTSA